GCCGAGGAGGGCATCGCGGCCCTTGAGGTCAACGTCTCCTGCCCCAACGTCCGCGAGGGCGGCATCGCCTTTGGCCAGGACCCGGCCCAGATAGCCCGCGTGACCGAGGCGGTCCGCAAGCGGGCCGGGGGCAAGCCGGTTATGGTCAAGCTCTCGCCCAATGTCACGGACATCGCGGTCTGCGCCAGAGCCGCGGCCGACGGCGGGGCGCACATCCTTTCGCTCATCAACACCCTCGCGGGCATGGCGGTGGACATCCGCAACCGGCGGCCGCGAGTCGCCAACGTGGTGGCCGGCCTGTCCGGCCCGGCCATCAAGCCCGTGGCCCTGCGCTGCGTGCATCAGGCGGTGCGGGCCGTGGACATTCCTGTGGTGGGCATCGGCGGCATTGCCAGCGCCGAGGACGCCCTGGAGTTCATTCTGGTGGGTGCCCACGCGGTGCAGGTGGGCACGGCCAATTTCCTGCGCCCGGACTTCGCCTTTGGCCTGGCAGACGAGATGGAGGCCCTGCTGGCCGGGATAGGCGCATCGAGCCTCGACGAGTTCCGCGGCAGCCTGCGCCTGCCCCTGTGATCCGCCCGGCCAGCCGAGGCAAAACCCGCGCCGTGCCCCTGGGGAATTTTTCCCTTGCCATGCCGCGCCATTTTGGTTAGTTACAGCCTCTCAAACGCGGAGAGGTGTCCGAGTCCGGCTTAAGGAGCACGCCTGGAAAGCGTGTTTGGGGGGAACTCCAACGGAGGTTCAAATCCTCTCCTCTCCGCCACTTGATAATAGAACCTTGAATCTTGGCAATGAGCTGAGATTCAAGGTTTTATTCATTTCTTTTCAAATGGTTTGCTATGCTTGGTGAAGCCTGTAATATCTTCCTGCAAGGAATTATCGGCGTTGGACTAGCCTTATGTATTGCTCTTTTCCGTCTATGCGGCTTTCTTCTTTCGATTTTTCACTATCTGTCATGTAGTCCTTAAAAAGTCCAAATTGGTGCTTTTGTGCCCTGACTGACTTTTTATAATATCTAGATACACGCACTTTATTGGTGTTTACATTTATCCCTGTAACAAGTTTACCTTTATATGGGGTAAAAAGTTCTTCTTTTTCGTCGTTGAGGAGAAGTCCGAAGGAAGTGATAATTTCTTTGGTCTTCCTTATAAAGCCTTCTGGAATTCTCCGCCCCGAAAAAGTCAGGTCATCGATGAAGCGTGTGTATGTAAGACCATAGTCACATGCAAGGCTGTTAAGTCTATTATCCAAGGGAAAGCACAAAATATTAGTTAGAACGGGGCTTGTTGGAGAGCCTGTGGGGAGTTTGTATTTGTATGTTGTTAATTTGGTTAAAATGTTAGAGACTGGAGGGGAGCAGCCTAATTGTTCTGCAAGCAATTTGTATATTCTGTTTGAGGAGATCGACGGGAAGAATGAACTGAAATCTAAGCAGTAAACATAGGGAGCGGCTGCATGACGCTTAGCGTTATCGATGTGGCATCGCCTTTGGACTGCGCCGTAAGCAGCAGGATGCAAAGGGTGTTTTTGAAGCTGTCTAAGGATTGCAGTTTGGACTTTTCTGAGAGCACCTGAAGGTACTGATAGTACACGAACTGCACCGTTTTTTTTTGTGATTTCTTTCTTGTGATAGTTAGATTCGATGTTGCCGCACAGTTCTTCAAGTTGACTAAGAGGGTAGCCAAGGATTCTGGCTAGAGATTTTGGACTCTTTATTCCAACAATGGGACACAAGGGATCAGGCGGCGTCACAAGAGATGGTGTCCATTTCGTAAGTGATGATGGCAAAGAGATTTTTTTGTAGTTTGATAAAGTCTTCTCTGTCGCTGCCTATGAGTTCGGAAGGGACCTCGCTTGCAACCAAGTAGAGTAGCTCTTTAGAAACTCCTAATCGATCAGCAAGCGTCTCAACAAGTTTAACACTCATTGTTTTCTTACCACTTTCAACAAGAGATAAATAATTTTGAGAAATGCCTAAGCACTGAGCCATGTCGCCCTGCGAAAGGCCTTGGCTTGCTCGTATTGTTCTAATCAGTTTTCCAATGGTCATTATATAATCCTATTTGGTTGATTTCAGGGCTTGGCAGTCTTTCATCATCTGACTCTTGTTTCTTAGAGCATCAGGCCAACAAGCTCTTGGATTCTTTCCAAGAGACGAGGCCACCAACGTAGCACATACATGGACCAAAATAATGCTGCTTTCGCACGCATCGTCTTCCTTTTTAGGTCAGATAAGGCCCGTTGCGTAACTACGTCAGATGAAACGAGTTCATCCGTAATCTTAAGTTTGAATCTTCGCTTTTTCACAAGTCCATATAGCAACTCGTGAGACTCCTCAATCAATTCGAGGTGTCGCTTTTGTTCATGAATTGGTTTTCTCATATACTACTTATTCCTTTCCACGAGTAATTCTCGCAGGGTTATGGCAGTTGTACTGCCCGTTAACATTTACTCTTTGCTCTAAGACTGCTGCCACCATGAAGTGTAGACGCCTAGCGTCAATGAACCTACACGCCTTCGCAGTTATTGCGAGTTGTGTTGATATCACTGTTCGCTCGGGGGCGACAGTTCCACCTGAAAACAGGTGGCGACCGTTTGGTCACAAACCTAACCGGAGTTAGGGCGGCCATAAAAGCCGGAACGGGGCTTACGTACAATGGAAAACCAATGTCACTTAAGACGGATTTCAAAGAGCAATTGACTGGCAGAAGCGCCAGCTGTTCTTTTGTCAATTACATGGTTTGTTCCAATGGTCAATGCTTTTCAATCTTTTTTTTATAAAAAAGTTACTTCTAGTCAATTCGTGGCTGTGCCAGATAACTTTGATGAGTTGTTAGACAGCCCCAAAAAAAAGCGCGTTCTTGAGAACGCGCCTTTGAGTGGAAGCCGGACACCCGGTGGCAATCGATACCGCTGCTTCCTTTCGGACCTGACGGGGTTTTCAACACCGCCGCCGCCCGGCTTCCCTCTGATCGGGAAAGGACTTCCTACAGGGTCGGGCCGGGTTCGTCAACCATCGCGTGTGGGGAAGCGGGGAAGGCAGGCGCAACAAGAATCGTGAAATGAGACAATCTGTTTTCCTTCAAGGCCGTTGCCGTGCAATCGATGGGTTTGATGAAAAGAGTTTCGCCCCTTCGGGCCGAGGTACTTTTTGGCTGGCGCCCCAAAAAGTACCCAAAAAGTGCGCTTTTACGCTGTGATCGGGTCTCCCGCGCCGCGCTCCAGTAACGTCGGCCCGCTGGCGAAACAGTTGTCGGCGTCGAAGACTCCGCCTCCGCCGGGTTTCGCCCGAGACGCGGGCCGACGAACTGGCGCTGCGACGCTCCGCCCATTGTCTATCTGTCGTAAGTGAAGTCGAAAATGATGTGACCAGCGTGGATAGGAAGAGATTTCGAGATCACAGTTCCTTCCCGCCTCCCGCTACCGCAGTTTTCCCGCCTCTCGAACGCCCCAGCCCTTAAGCCTCCTAAGGCTTAGAAGCTGACAAATCGCAGGCTGCGGCTCTTTCGAATCACGGAGCCGCTTCGGCGACTTGATTCGGGAGCAGCGCGATTTGATCAGCTTCTTGGCCGTGGAGTGCAGGCGGCCAAGCTCCTAAGCCGAGCTTTTTTGGTTCTTTTTTGGGGCGGCCCAGCCAAAAAAGAACCCCGCCGGGAGGGCAATTCCAAACTTGGAGGAGCGGCAGCGACGGCTCTTTCTTCCTTACTTGCTCCCAAAGCAACACGCAGGAATCAGTTTTACGCAGCGCGTTGACAAACAGCGAAATTTCATCCACCCATCCCGCATGAAACCGGAAGCCATTCCCGCCTTCATCGAGCGCTTCTTCATCCCCATCACCGCCACGCTCTGCGCCGTGGCTCTCATCCATCCGCCATCCTTCACCTGGATCAAGCCGCATATCCCGCTCTTTCTCGGCGTGATCATGTTCGGCATGGGCCTGACCCTGGAGTTCGGCGATTTTCGTGCCATACTTGGCAAGTGGCGGCTGGTGGGGTTTGGGGTGGGCATGCAGTATGCGGTCATGCCCGTGCTGGCCGTAATCATTTCCCGCGTTCTCGGGCTCTCGCCCGAAGCCACGGTGGGCATGGTCCTGGTCGGATCGTGTCCGGGCGGCACAGCCTCCAACGTGGTGGCCTATCTGGCCCGCGCCAATGTACCGCTCTCGGTGACTCTGACCCTGGCCTCCACCTGTCTGGCCCCGATCCTGACCCCGGCCATCGTCTATCTTATCCTGGAGCAGC
This genomic stretch from Pseudodesulfovibrio alkaliphilus harbors:
- a CDS encoding dihydroorotate dehydrogenase → MDMHVSFGGLSLKNPVMTASGTFGSGLEFAPYGDLRRLGGIVAKGISLAPREGNPMPRIAETPCGMLNAIGIQNPGVEDFVRRTLPSLPWRDVAIVANLYACDAAEFGELAGVLAAEEGIAALEVNVSCPNVREGGIAFGQDPAQIARVTEAVRKRAGGKPVMVKLSPNVTDIAVCARAAADGGAHILSLINTLAGMAVDIRNRRPRVANVVAGLSGPAIKPVALRCVHQAVRAVDIPVVGIGGIASAEDALEFILVGAHAVQVGTANFLRPDFAFGLADEMEALLAGIGASSLDEFRGSLRLPL
- a CDS encoding reverse transcriptase family protein, with the translated sequence MTPPDPLCPIVGIKSPKSLARILGYPLSQLEELCGNIESNYHKKEITKKNGAVRVLSVPSGALRKVQTAILRQLQKHPLHPAAYGAVQRRCHIDNAKRHAAAPYVYCLDFSSFFPSISSNRIYKLLAEQLGCSPPVSNILTKLTTYKYKLPTGSPTSPVLTNILCFPLDNRLNSLACDYGLTYTRFIDDLTFSGRRIPEGFIRKTKEIITSFGLLLNDEKEELFTPYKGKLVTGINVNTNKVRVSRYYKKSVRAQKHQFGLFKDYMTDSEKSKEESRIDGKEQYIRLVQRR
- a CDS encoding helix-turn-helix domain-containing protein, whose product is MTIGKLIRTIRASQGLSQGDMAQCLGISQNYLSLVESGKKTMSVKLVETLADRLGVSKELLYLVASEVPSELIGSDREDFIKLQKNLFAIITYEMDTISCDAA